One Bemisia tabaci chromosome 4, PGI_BMITA_v3 genomic window, GCTGTCTGAAAAAGACCCCAATAATAATCATGTCACTTTTTCAACTCACATCACTTGTAGCAAGCAGTCAAAGCTAACACACCATGAGCTGTTGGTCTTTAAGAAGTGGGTATTTGGAGGTACTGGGATTCGAACCAGGACTGTAGCATTATTCAATTAATCCAAAACAGGAGGATTCAAATATACTTAGGAAAAGTCAAGATAGGCTTAGGGTATCTGGAATGTCAGCAATGCATTTTCAACTCATCGAAAGATATGCTTTCAACATGTTTCTGACCTTGTCAGGCTCATGGCTGATATTATTTTTGTCATCCTGGTCTATAAAACGTACCCTGCAATCAGTCTTCCCCGTAAGGCTTCCATTGTGCTGTCAGGCTGGCAGAAATGTATCGGGGGGCTTATCGCGAAACTAATTGATCAGCTCATATCATGGACACAACCAAGAGGTAGCTTGTATATTGCTGTAAACTCCGGTAGCGagcaatcatattttttttagttttttcttgcaTGATCTCTTGGCTTGTTGGACACACGTATGGaacttttcagcaaaatcacataAGTAGGGAACAAGTCAAATTTAGCACTGTTATGTGGATAAAATATGGATTCAAGGATCAAATAATACAATAATTTTTTGATTGTAACCATCTCTCACTCACTGTACTCTGAGTACCCTCCCATAAAGATTTTGCAGTGCTGGTGCCAATGACCCTCTTGTAATTTCCAAAAAAGTCTTGAGtagcattttaattttgttgacCAAAGGGATTGCGGTCCGTTTGAAGAATAAAACAATTAGACTAGAATTCAGCTTCATTTATCTGGTAATTTGAGCTGAAAGCACTCAGCAGAAATCAAAAACATTGGAAGATTGAGAATACTTCTAGAATGCTAGAACTATTGAGAAAGTCAGGAGGAAGCCCGAGAAAAGAACGGTGTGAGATGATGCCTACCGAATTATTGGTCGTTACATAAAGTTCGCAAGCATTATCAGTTGCTTGGtttatttatcaaaaatttcaggACTTGATGTTCAGAGATGATATACATGATACTTTTCATAACATTCTTCTGCCAGTAAAATGCTACGTAAGGTTTGCAAAGACACGCATTCATATCTTAGAGTGCTAGATAATCAAGGAATGAGTCACTGGAGAAAAGGATTGTAGTTGTGCTAGTAGAAGTGTTGAACTGGAGTGGTGCAATTGTAATCAAAAAGTTTACAGAGAGGAGGTCTATTGAATCAATCCCCAAGGAAGACAGTTTGATGGACCAAAGAAGAACATTTGATGGAAGGATTCATGAAAAGCAGTGAAAAGTCAATTGAAGAATTTAGTGATTACAAAACACAAcctctccatttttttctttttttagcttTCAGTGTCATGATTGTGCTGTCGGTGCAAAGAATCATAGACCCCACACAGGATCATGGCTCCCCACCTGTCGTACGACCTGCTGGGATGCCTGCTTTATTCGGCGCATGCATCTACTCCTTTATGTGCCACCACTCGTTACCAGCTCTCATCACACCAATCAAAGACAAGAGCAAGCTAAGCCgtcttctttcttttgattttattctcaTTCTGACATTTTATTTCATCCTCATCCTTACAAGCATTTTTGCTTTCCCCAACATTGAGCAACTTCTTACACTGAATTTTAGACCAGATTTTAACACTAAGCTAGATCTagaaataatcgattattttttgATGTTATTCCCTGTTTTAACATTAAGCGCCAGTTTCCCTATCATTGCTATCACATTAAGATACAACTTACAAGCTGCATCGGTTGGAGAGGATGGCCCCTGGGTGGTGCGCAGGTTAGTTCTTCCAACAATCGCTGTAACCGTACCTATTATTGTCGCGCTTTTATTCACAAATATTGAAACAATTGTTGGCATTAATGGATCTTATGCTGGGGCAGGAATACAATATGTTATTCCTGTGTTTCTACTTCTTAGATCTCGTGCTTTAACTCCAGAAGCCctcaaaaatgaagtaaatccaCATCAATCGCCATTCAGTTCACCAATTTGGCCGCGTGCTCTTCTTTTGTGGGCAGTTTgttgtgtcatttttgtctcggTGAACCTAGCTGATAAGTTTCTGAACGTATCAGTTTTTTAAGTAATTGAGTGATACATTCCCCGTGGAATTAACTTTTTCCATAGaggaattttgttttgaatttcttttcaCATTTCACCAGTATTTCCTTCAGAGTAATGTACTGATATACAATATCACCCTATTGTTGGAATTTTAGTTGAAAGCAATTTTAGAAAAGAGGTAAGTACAAATACATATTTTggattttccaatattttactgaaattttctgattttagcTTTGAtctgtataaattttaaaactttctgtTCTTAATGAATATCATGAAGTTTTGCGCAGAAGTATGTACGCTAATTTTTAGAGGGATGAAGCTAGTGCtcaagatgaaaagaaaaatgtaatttgtgATTCCTAATTTAGTTACCCTCTCAGATTGTAAACTTGAGACTTACTTAATTTTGAAGCTTCAACATTTATTCAATGCAAAGACACAATGACCGTTATCACGATAGTAGCAACAAAGgggcattttattttgttttgaatacAAAATTTCCCTATCACGTAGGTGAAAGCCCCCGAgaccattaatttttcttccagaAGATATGATTTTGAGGCACCTCTGACAATAATTAATCTGTAAGGTAGTTGAGGACTTCCATAGTGCATTATTATCAACTCAGCGAACACTCCAACTTTTCTGCTCCCTCTTTGGCAAAGAAACTTTGCAAGAATTCAGCAAGATGCCGCAGTGTCAAGAGACTCATAGATCATGAAGTAAGAATTCATGCAGAAGATAGAACtgaattaaatcattttttaacgggaggatagcaaaaattaaatgtcgttgagagttgtccggaggttttttcgtcacaaaagggctaaaacaaggctgttgtttgtcaccaacactatttaaggtatacctagagcacgtgttaaaggaatggaaaaataaggttgcgggaatgggcgttccactccttgatgggcagaccctttatactctatgctttgccgatgaccagatcgttgtagctcaagatgaggaagatgcggattacatgacgcggaagttggtcgaagaatatcggaaatggggcatggacgttagtgtgtccaagacagagaagctggtcgtgggagcagcgcatcaacggcaaagcatagagcttgaggatggacggcgcattgaagagtgtgacgagtataagtatctcggtgtttggctcgatcaggatggaaggatggatagagcaattaaggacaggatcatccagggcaggagagccatcgcgatgctgaacggggtgctctgggatcagagcatctcaaaggcaaacaagcaccggatatatgacgccatcgttaaaagtatcgtgctctatggtagtgaagtgtggcctttgacgaaaagaacgcaagaaatgttgagggcaactgaaatggatttttggcggcgatctgccggcatttcgagacgggaccgtgtccgtaatgagagaattcgccaggtgatgaaggttgagagagatatcgtgcacgacgtcatgtccaggcagttatgctggtatggacatgtgcaaagaatgtcggaggagaggttgcccaaacaagttttggattgggtaccacctgggaagaggcgacggggacgtcccgtaaagggttggcggcagggcgttgacgaagagatgttgcggtgtcaattgcccgataacctctgggaagacaggcatatgtggcgtttgggtgtcgtagaacgccagagtgcgttataaagcgactttatatatatagaTAGAACTGAATACGGATCTCAGTAGTTACTGTCTAGGTTGACAAAAGTTGGGGATTTTAAGTTATTagagaaaactttgaaatatcTGAGAACTCATCTGAAAACAGctaaaagtcagagaaaactgacAGATGCTTTTCAATGATGTTTAATCTTGCTCTATTTCAAACTTTGAATAATTTGATCAATAGTTCTGTTTGACCACCTTTCTTTCCAAATTCAAGGAAAGTTCAAGAATTATCTTAAAATTGGTCATAAATGTCGGAAAAACGTTCAGGAATTTCATCTCTGCATTGCTGTGTTGATGTTTTACTACCGTCGTGGTAACTGTCATGTTTCTTTTAGTGTAGTGTTTTTTCTTGCCCACCTTGATTTGTGGTTACTCATTTTTTGTGTCCAAAAAAGAGATAATCCCTTGTaaggatttttaattttactgttGTACAACTATCATATTTTAGAATGTCTGTCCATTCTTATCTCTTATGAATCTCCTAAAAACAAAAGAACTACTTAAGATTTCAAGCCTCTGGTATGGAATTTACTTGTTTTTAATATCATGGACCAAAGCTCTCGGCTCATTGAAATGATCTGTGTCTCATGTATTCATTCGATCAtgttgtattttgcaaaatatttattttaacacTTTGTGCTAATAAGTAATAACCAGCAAAATATTCCTCTTAAATGTTTCTTAGAGTCCATAAGTACTTTTTTCTTCAGATAATGTTTCAAAGCAAACTCGTGTGGCCTGGTCACAAAAAAGTGAGCTAAATGactctattttattattttattttcaagcatAATCTTTTCTTAGATTTTCTTTTTAGTATTAAGTTGTGATAAACTTGTGATGTGATTGCATTAATTCAATAGACTGATTGAAACGCATATTATTCCTGATTATGCACAAATGTTTCAGTTGGGACACTACTGTACTACCATTTTTGTGaactaaaaataattaacaaCCAGGCTCTGTACTTGTTTGATGACAACAAGGCTTTCTCgtcatacatttttcaatttttgtctgCAAATAGTTTTCAGGATTTTTAGTCCTCTAAAGTGATATGGATTTTGGATCTAGTGAATAATGAGGTTACacattccaaaaattgaaaaactcaaacgcaaaaaacaaaaaatctccgttttttattttcctctagGCTATTGTAATAACAGGGATTGTAAAGTCAAGTTCTTAAAGGGTCACAAGTGTCCTTAGTTATCTTTCTTTCTCCCTTTCttaatcatttttcaatgaagctgcaatttttctactttcaaaCTACTAGTATCATCCTAGTGTTGCCCTGTGATTTaaacttgtaaatattaataTGTATTGTTTATCTTTTTATGGAAATAGCAtctaagttttaattttttatctttaatgATTGAAAACTCATTTTGATATCTGTGTGTATTTTATGCTCTAAGATTTCTAGTGTGTCACCAGAGGTTTAATAATTATTAGTTCCTCAGCCCGAAGTCAGGTTAAATCTTCTGTCATCTCACTTAGTGCATTTACTTCTCTACTCAACCTTTCTCATTGTTTCaccttttcatttatttctaatTTCTAATCAATGGAAGCTCAAAAAGTTTGAACGTGGATTCATCAGCTTGGAGCGATTCTTATTTCTTTTGGCAGACATTTATTTTAGGAGGAGgtgtgaaattttaaacatgTGCCTTTACATGACTTATTTCCGGTTATAGAGGAGAGCTTCTTTCTCGTAATATTCTCCTCAACTTGCACTGGCTACAAAACTCtaaggttattttttttttgttcaaacgAATTTCATCACATCGAAATTTTTACTTGTTGTTTTATCTTTGTTTTGGGATCATCATAGTAATCACTTTATAAACGAGTTTCTGATCTTTTTAATTATATCAATTTCTCGGCTCAAATTTTCATCCCCACCAATAATTTCCAGTATAAACTCACGTCAAGGTCCAGCATGTGGTATTCCTTACTCATATCCAGTTTCAACAGATTCGATGTATAATACATTTTTACAAGAGCTCTCATatctctcattatttttttgttttattattttatgctaaTTAATTCCAATGATTTCAATTGTTATGCTTAATCTAAAGTAATTGTTCTGTTATTTAttaccaaattttatttttttttaatccacaTTTTATTTATAGTTTTATTCATATTGTCACTTGATACATTGAGCCAAAATATGTGATGTTAAATTAAGCACACGATTTCACTTCAAAATTATGTTGTAGGTATTTAAAATAAGAACTTAGTACTTACTCTCATACTTTGTTCAAGTAGTATGAGGATTGACAGAGATGTTTTGATTCATCGGTGGAAGTTGAAAATGACCTGTAATAAAACGTAAAACCGTTTATTTACTCATGGAAGGGTGGCTTAAAAGCTTGTAAAATTTAATTCCTGAGGCCATTTTCATTGCAACCTGCTGCTCTCTTGGGTCGTTTGAGTTTTTTATCtttaatattcaaaaaatttacaaagtttTAATGACATCAATTGGTCTtattaaaaacataaatttgaattttttggagttCATACTTTATCAGATTTTTCTAACTGTGGGTATCTAATCTAAAAGTTTTAGCACATGACAACCTTTTTTTCTATGCCCTCCGATGTTACTTAATTCTCATCAAACATGTAAAACAATCACCACCTactcaaattttagaatttttctctACATTATCAGTGTTCAACATTATCCTGGTATGTGAATGTGAATAAAGCTATCAATATTGAGCCCCGCAGACGAATTTTGATTAACTTCCCTTCAGTGCTACTTGTCAAAGACACATTACCAAGAGTATACCTACACAAGGCAAGAGCATCGTCATTCTGTGCCTTGCATAGAATCTCGCTACATTACTTAAAGTAACTTCAAATTGCtgttgaaagttcaaaaacccATATCTCTGATTACAGGTTTACTTTATTCGTTGTTTTAGAAGGAATATctgatcaatatttttcttgaaatttcttctGAATTCTAAGTTTTCTTCTCctcacaaagaaaattttgttaaaattttagaccATTAAATCAGCTcgattttcttcgtaaaatttaagTGAACAtacacattttgaaaaactgcaattCAAGGTAcaagtttttgaactttcatcAATCTTTAATGCTTTAGTCATTTTTATGGCTTCAAATTAAATTACTTGCTTTTTATTACTTTCAAATGCCTAGTCAATGCTAAGTAATAGGTGCAAGGAACGGATCGGCCTGTCTTTTCCGAactattctttttctttcaattcaatGGGAGGAAAAGGTAACGACAAAATAATGATACACAGCGATGATGGAACTACAGAAATttaatgcgtatctcggtttgcagcgtTGCGGACCTCCTGCCATACTGTATTTTCCATGtggaaaactactaaacgtcatttcttgaaactgcgatttttattctctctatttgaagaatattccgtgaaaatttcgagcCACAATGTTGGTCaggtctcctttgaaaaaataggtacagtaggagtggagattttgaaacactgcaaccgagatacttacgtatttttgcagtttcattgtCGATTAGTCAgctctacagggtgtcccagggtcaagtacgaatattgaaggagtcaaaaattgggtcaaaaaaagacgtcttcattgtggtataactttttttccaaaaacgctttccctgggggccacGACTCCCCAAAGATGGAGGAAAAGAATCGTCTTTTTAACATTgtgacaatgtttatcaaccaatattaatTGAAGTTGGTACTTGGCAGTAATTTTTAgcgctcttttcatttttgacctccaaaaaaaaggaaaactcaaTTAGGGGGTTCGAACCTAAAAAaggccaaaattaatgtttctagcgacaaaaattgaattttgacgGCACTCTTAGAATTAGCGTCGAGGCCGGATTtagggagtggccacatgggccgcggcccatggcggcaaattgaGGGAGCGGCAAAGTCAAAGTCggagtcagaaaaaaaattactaacgagaaaaggcgacaaaatctctcatttcttaattttgtcgtctttcggggATACAAGAGACGgctcctttaattagtcgagttaagaagaaaaaccaaacacgcaatttggcctggaacggcgcggcgcagagagcaatgatgacgaggacctgagatgaaaaggagaaaccctcctcggcgcggcggcggtcaacatgtaacacatattagcgcctacgagactgcatgaatacttcacgcatcgcgtcagaCATAGCAGCAGCGGcggcagcggtcgacgtgaaacgcatagcgcctacaagactgcttgaatacttcatgcattgcgccaaatataGTGCGctcaacgcggcgcggcggcggaagttaaaattattaaaccacatttatgtttgttctttcataattttttcgttcaatacttATAAGtaaaaggccttgtccacacagagatataggtttacgaaacttaactttcgcgcaaagttccatgaacttttacCAGTAGTTTTGACTGGGCTTTCGCAAGAAATGTGTCCAACAAGAGTAAACGTGTCTCATGCACCtttccccctccggcacgttcacttgatggtttttattgatgttccaaaatgaatgagaagggagcggcaaaatacaggcggcccttcggcggcaagtaggtgaatccggccctgattagcgttgaaaaatattgtgaaaatgTACCTTGCGTTTTTCGCTATGACTCATCATTTTCGAGATAAAAGGGACTGAATGGAGCGAGGGTGGGCGCGAAGGGTGTGGTCCCTGGGGAaggcgtttttggaaaaaaaaagttacaatacaaaaacgtcttttttcgacccaaagaatcgactcctttaATATTCATACcttcactgaaagaaaaaaaaaaaaaactcggtgtatttactaagaaaagggtaaaattaccaagaattcagggttctatttgatcccagttttttcttggtaaaattaccttttatggaattggtagttttaccgagaaatctcggtaaaattattgaactttctcggtaattttactggacctcggtaaaaacgccaatattttttatcgactgtggtagaattaccgagataaaatggcaaagctaCCGGGAATTGTTTacc contains:
- the LOC109037114 gene encoding transmembrane protein 104 homolog isoform X1; the encoded protein is MDEGYSTWTGLLYVFNLIVGTGVLTLPHAFVQAGWVFGILLLSALAFTSYMAVTFVIEAMSRANAVKMTLRLRHLQKSKAAFLKQIQGDSDVSVSGDEEGDHSRIPPETSPLVPNEYIDKFPAAPRSLFSVDTKVEMVEMAELFFPPWGKVFFFINFCLYLCGDLTVYAAAVGKSLVDVSCMTTSINSTHPDNELCWEGATITRRGAYAIFLLLFVLTLGPFAFFNVQKTKYIQMFTTLMRTLAFSVMIVLSVQRIIDPTQDHGSPPVVRPAGMPALFGACIYSFMCHHSLPALITPIKDKSKLSRLLSFDFILILTFYFILILTSIFAFPNIEQLLTLNFRPDFNTKLDLEIIDYFLMLFPVLTLSASFPIIAITLRYNLQAASVGEDGPWVVRRLVLPTIAVTVPIIVALLFTNIETIVGINGSYAGAGIQYVIPVFLLLRSRALTPEALKNEVNPHQSPFSSPIWPRALLLWAVCCVIFVSVNLADKFLNVSVF
- the LOC109037114 gene encoding transmembrane protein 104 homolog isoform X2: MAVTFVIEAMSRANAVKMTLRLRHLQKSKAAFLKQIQGDSDVSVSGDEEGDHSRIPPETSPLVPNEYIDKFPAAPRSLFSVDTKVEMVEMAELFFPPWGKVFFFINFCLYLCGDLTVYAAAVGKSLVDVSCMTTSINSTHPDNELCWEGATITRRGAYAIFLLLFVLTLGPFAFFNVQKTKYIQMFTTLMRTLAFSVMIVLSVQRIIDPTQDHGSPPVVRPAGMPALFGACIYSFMCHHSLPALITPIKDKSKLSRLLSFDFILILTFYFILILTSIFAFPNIEQLLTLNFRPDFNTKLDLEIIDYFLMLFPVLTLSASFPIIAITLRYNLQAASVGEDGPWVVRRLVLPTIAVTVPIIVALLFTNIETIVGINGSYAGAGIQYVIPVFLLLRSRALTPEALKNEVNPHQSPFSSPIWPRALLLWAVCCVIFVSVNLADKFLNVSVF